The following are encoded in a window of uncultured Sphaerochaeta sp. genomic DNA:
- the yidC gene encoding membrane protein insertase YidC, with product MDKNTILAIVLSVLVITIGMTIQATFFAPATPEMVPTTEQVETSSNTSVQSTYLEPAQSSQVSANIAWDSSLPGSMVAVGSEGNKTPFTFETNYFLIEFNPNGASIASFKLKDHLDEGEPVELLFKDASSNDAFLMYAGNDKTNPIDATFRYQIIGNKVQFTQEFALLEEDGKTPGAPFSITKTYTFGEEDYLFEIDVETRNSENKAIPLSFENYAYTLAFEPQIGPSFSSLDNNYNYRRFYIKEDGSSKKDQVKLSNGAYATTKPLSWVALVGKYFSMIAIPDATNYMVSLSEVSDEGLPLQSSIYLSRPTIKSAAQTDTFRFYAGPQLKGDMVIYNDASLNSFGVSGLQLEAALDSSSWLGWLETILKTLLNMLYRVIPNYGIGIIILTFLLKLVLYPITKKGMESTAKMASLSPKMQEIKEKYPDNPTKQNEEMATLYKKEKINPMGGCLPMLLQFPILIAFYGLLNKHFELRGAMFIPGWIPDLSRPDTVASLPFNLPFLGNELHLLPIFYTVSMIFSMKITQNASTAGSQQGMMKFMTYGMPLMFFFVLYNAPSGLILYWSVMNALSILQQLHTNKKKQREANEEAQTNVQQFPGPKGKGRK from the coding sequence GTCATCACTATTGGGATGACCATCCAAGCCACTTTCTTCGCGCCGGCCACCCCTGAAATGGTGCCGACCACTGAACAAGTTGAAACCTCGAGCAACACGTCAGTCCAGAGTACCTATCTGGAGCCAGCCCAATCGAGTCAGGTTTCAGCCAATATTGCATGGGACAGTAGTCTCCCTGGTTCAATGGTTGCTGTTGGCAGCGAAGGAAATAAGACTCCCTTCACATTTGAGACAAACTATTTCTTGATTGAATTCAATCCTAATGGTGCCTCAATTGCTTCCTTTAAGCTGAAAGACCACCTTGATGAAGGAGAGCCTGTTGAACTCCTGTTCAAGGATGCATCATCCAATGATGCTTTCTTGATGTATGCAGGAAATGACAAGACCAATCCCATCGATGCAACCTTCCGTTACCAGATTATTGGTAACAAGGTGCAATTCACCCAGGAGTTCGCCCTTCTCGAGGAAGATGGAAAGACCCCTGGTGCCCCATTCTCCATCACGAAGACTTACACCTTTGGAGAAGAGGATTATCTCTTTGAAATAGATGTAGAGACCAGAAACAGTGAGAACAAGGCTATTCCCCTCTCCTTCGAGAATTATGCCTATACGCTCGCCTTTGAACCACAGATTGGTCCCTCTTTCTCCTCCCTCGATAATAACTACAACTATCGTCGTTTCTACATCAAGGAAGACGGATCTTCCAAGAAGGATCAGGTCAAGTTGAGCAATGGTGCATACGCAACCACCAAGCCTCTTTCCTGGGTAGCGCTTGTCGGTAAGTATTTCTCTATGATTGCCATTCCTGATGCTACCAACTACATGGTCAGCTTGAGTGAAGTTTCAGATGAGGGTCTTCCTCTTCAGTCGAGCATCTATCTGAGCAGACCAACGATCAAGAGTGCAGCCCAGACGGATACCTTCAGGTTCTATGCCGGTCCACAGCTCAAGGGTGATATGGTCATCTACAACGATGCTTCCCTGAATAGCTTTGGTGTATCGGGATTGCAGCTTGAAGCAGCGCTGGACAGCAGTTCATGGCTTGGATGGTTGGAGACAATCTTGAAGACCCTCTTGAATATGCTATACCGGGTGATCCCTAACTATGGTATTGGTATTATCATCCTTACCTTCCTCCTTAAGCTGGTACTCTACCCGATTACCAAGAAGGGCATGGAGTCAACTGCAAAGATGGCATCCCTATCCCCTAAGATGCAGGAGATAAAGGAAAAGTATCCTGACAATCCAACCAAGCAGAACGAAGAGATGGCAACTTTATACAAGAAAGAGAAGATCAACCCCATGGGTGGATGTCTTCCGATGTTGTTGCAGTTCCCCATCCTTATTGCCTTCTACGGATTGCTCAATAAGCACTTTGAGCTAAGAGGAGCAATGTTCATCCCCGGATGGATTCCTGACTTGAGCCGTCCAGATACGGTTGCGAGTTTGCCGTTCAACCTGCCATTCCTTGGTAATGAGCTGCACTTGCTTCCCATTTTCTATACGGTAAGTATGATTTTCTCGATGAAAATAACCCAGAACGCCTCAACTGCAGGTAGTCAGCAGGGCATGATGAAGTTCATGACCTACGGAATGCCGTTGATGTTCTTCTTTGTGTTGTACAACGCTCCTTCTGGTTTGATCCTCTACTGGTCAGTGATGAATGCCCTATCCATCCTTCAGCAGTTGCATACAAACAAGAAGAAACAGCGTGAGGCAAATGAGGAAGCACAGACCAACGTGCAGCAGTTCCCTGGACCAAAGGGAAAGGGACGCAAATAG
- a CDS encoding ribonucleoside triphosphate reductase, with the protein MQQQVVKRDGQVVLCEVQKIIDAIEKAANAAGQKVDAKMVATIVLSKTKGKDKVEVEYIQDLVEESLMEQSYQATAKAYILYRKGRERVREGKALIKATNEMFSAYLDDTTWRVKENANTRRSVNGMNNYIRERFTEQYWLHEIYPETIREAHQSGSLHLHDLGFFGPYCCGWDLRQLLTSGFGGVDGKVSSKPAKHFRSLLGQVVNATFTFQGECAGAQAWSSFDTYCAPFIRYDGLTFREVKQAMQEFIFNLNVPTRVGFQCPFSNLTFDITVPSSLRDVSVIRGGEVQKETYGEFQDEMDMVNQAFCEVMEEGDASGRVFTFPIPTYNVTKQFPWESKVVDSIFAMTAKYGIPYFSNYVNSDLSPEDALSMCCRLRLDTSELKKRGGGLFGSNPLTGSIGVVTLNLPRLAYESKDENTFITALKDLSLLAKKSLEIKRNVIEKQTERGMYPFSRFSLETVKQRNGSYWANHFSTIGIVGMEEACLNLFGKEGSLTTEKGQSFALRVLSTLREIIQGFQSETGNFYNLEATPAEGASYRLANLDKKAFGDIITAGEDVAYYTNSSQLPVGYTDDLYETLEKQDELQCQYTGGTVLHLYLAQRIEDPKLAKQLVRNVCTRYKLPYVSLTPTFSTCKNHGYLDGEVEYCPYCGEKTEVWTRVVGYLRPKEDFHPGKQEEHRQRKSYAVKVS; encoded by the coding sequence ATGCAACAGCAAGTGGTCAAAAGAGACGGGCAGGTGGTTCTCTGCGAGGTTCAGAAAATCATTGATGCAATCGAAAAAGCAGCGAATGCTGCAGGACAAAAAGTGGATGCCAAGATGGTTGCCACCATCGTTTTGTCCAAGACAAAAGGAAAAGACAAGGTAGAGGTGGAGTATATCCAGGATCTTGTTGAAGAATCCCTGATGGAACAGAGCTATCAAGCAACCGCAAAAGCCTACATCCTCTATCGTAAGGGGAGGGAACGGGTAAGAGAGGGGAAGGCCCTCATCAAGGCAACGAATGAGATGTTCAGTGCCTACCTTGATGATACAACCTGGAGAGTCAAGGAGAATGCCAATACCAGGCGTTCTGTCAATGGTATGAACAACTACATTCGTGAACGATTCACAGAGCAATACTGGTTGCATGAAATATATCCTGAGACTATCCGTGAAGCCCACCAGAGTGGATCACTGCATCTTCATGACCTTGGATTCTTCGGCCCTTACTGTTGTGGCTGGGACCTTCGCCAGCTGCTAACCTCTGGCTTTGGAGGTGTTGACGGGAAAGTCTCCAGTAAGCCGGCAAAACATTTTCGGTCCCTGCTTGGACAGGTGGTGAATGCAACCTTCACCTTCCAGGGTGAGTGTGCAGGAGCTCAGGCCTGGTCTTCCTTTGACACCTACTGTGCACCATTTATCAGATATGATGGCCTTACCTTTCGTGAGGTCAAGCAAGCAATGCAGGAGTTCATTTTCAATCTCAATGTCCCTACCCGAGTAGGTTTCCAATGTCCATTCTCCAATCTGACCTTTGATATCACCGTTCCTTCCAGCTTGCGGGATGTCTCGGTCATTAGGGGAGGAGAGGTACAAAAAGAGACCTATGGGGAGTTTCAGGATGAGATGGATATGGTCAATCAAGCCTTTTGCGAGGTCATGGAAGAAGGGGATGCATCTGGTAGAGTGTTTACATTCCCCATTCCTACCTATAATGTAACCAAGCAGTTTCCCTGGGAATCAAAGGTTGTGGATTCCATTTTTGCCATGACCGCAAAATACGGGATTCCTTACTTCTCCAATTATGTGAACAGTGACTTGTCCCCTGAGGATGCGCTCTCAATGTGCTGTCGGCTCAGACTCGATACCTCTGAGCTCAAGAAGCGTGGTGGTGGGCTTTTTGGCTCTAATCCCCTTACTGGCTCGATCGGTGTGGTGACATTGAATCTTCCCAGGCTTGCCTATGAGAGCAAGGATGAGAATACATTCATCACTGCTCTCAAAGATCTTTCCCTCCTTGCAAAAAAGAGCCTTGAGATCAAGCGAAACGTTATTGAGAAGCAGACTGAGCGTGGCATGTATCCTTTTAGCCGGTTCTCCTTGGAAACGGTAAAACAACGTAATGGGAGTTATTGGGCAAATCACTTCAGTACCATTGGGATTGTGGGCATGGAAGAAGCCTGTCTCAACCTATTCGGTAAGGAAGGATCCCTTACAACCGAGAAAGGTCAGTCCTTTGCCCTTCGGGTGCTCTCAACGTTACGGGAAATTATACAAGGCTTCCAGAGTGAGACAGGTAACTTCTACAACCTTGAGGCGACCCCCGCCGAGGGAGCCAGCTACCGATTGGCAAATCTCGATAAGAAAGCCTTTGGTGATATCATTACTGCCGGTGAAGATGTTGCATACTATACCAACTCCTCCCAGCTCCCTGTAGGCTATACCGATGATCTCTATGAGACACTGGAGAAGCAGGACGAACTACAGTGCCAATACACAGGAGGAACAGTCCTTCACCTCTATCTTGCCCAGAGAATAGAGGACCCAAAGCTTGCCAAGCAGTTGGTAAGGAATGTATGTACCCGTTACAAACTTCCCTATGTCTCCCTTACCCCGACCTTTTCTACCTGCAAGAACCATGGATATCTCGATGGAGAGGTTGAATATTGCCCGTATTGCGGGGAAAAGACCGAGGTATGGACCAGGGTGGTTGGTTATCTCAGGCCAAAGGAAGATTTCCATCCTGGAAAGCAAGAGGAACATCGCCAGAGAAAGTCCTATGCGGTAAAAGTATCATGA
- the jag gene encoding RNA-binding cell elongation regulator Jag/EloR encodes MMKEFEGRTEQEAIAKAIEELHIEREDFDVEIVEPVKKGLFKKSNVKIRIHFDDGSNLEPDTFEDDDERELEQPINSELEDKLLTFVATILDKMGYEGRVSIGFRKERKLGLNIESDNSNIIIGRKGKNLDAIQLIANVYAGQLDPDMKVIVDSENYRMRHEEQLIRMAFKTAEQVRKSGRSKLLEPMNPYERRLVHTALNDFGGVETKSEGDGLYKQIRISNERN; translated from the coding sequence ATGATGAAAGAATTCGAAGGACGTACTGAGCAGGAAGCTATTGCTAAAGCAATTGAAGAACTGCATATTGAGCGTGAAGATTTCGATGTGGAAATCGTTGAACCGGTCAAAAAAGGGCTCTTCAAGAAGAGCAATGTAAAGATCAGGATTCATTTTGATGATGGAAGCAATCTGGAACCTGACACATTTGAAGATGATGATGAGAGAGAACTTGAACAGCCTATCAACAGCGAACTTGAGGACAAGTTGCTTACCTTTGTAGCTACTATCTTGGACAAGATGGGCTATGAAGGCAGGGTATCCATTGGGTTCAGGAAGGAGCGCAAGCTTGGATTGAATATTGAGAGTGACAACTCAAATATCATCATTGGGCGTAAAGGTAAGAACCTTGATGCCATCCAGCTTATTGCCAATGTGTATGCTGGGCAACTCGATCCAGACATGAAGGTCATCGTTGATAGTGAAAACTATCGAATGAGGCATGAAGAGCAACTGATCAGAATGGCTTTCAAGACCGCTGAACAGGTACGGAAGAGCGGGAGAAGCAAGTTGCTTGAACCAATGAATCCGTATGAGAGAAGGCTCGTCCATACTGCACTCAATGACTTTGGTGGGGTGGAAACCAAGAGCGAGGGAGACGGACTGTATAAACAGATACGAATCTCCAACGAGAGAAACTAA